In Syntrophales bacterium, the following are encoded in one genomic region:
- a CDS encoding ATP-binding protein codes for MTVRTRLMIVTILGLAVTMAIWGWIQLRALDNILTDQQVKRLDDVAETVSTYYQHFPTRRGLSVLDRTLKEQVQMDIRLARIDIFSVVSDDIEYIAGASRVHYNWSETLVGSVAEELKARYIKLNIEGGPALGMLYPALLSEKDKKNRVVVGVIAFSQSSTEILNRAQRLLMLSSAGLLFFILLVLFISYGWIIGHPLRSIISAIDEFQTGKYDRRIRLARRDEWGQLADHFNSMADKIEQVLARDQELNLSLEERVQEATHNVVQLQKEVNQLQQLTALGYLTATLAHDLGTPLHSIAGMARLLLEGDEWPPDVGRKLELIVQQTQRLDTVIQNVRRATRLPEPHFETISISKLLNETLPLVEPLTQKSGICLSVDVEVDTPLLYVDRYRFQIAMLNLIENAVEALPQEGEITVSASALPGGRFVATSVQDNGPGIPSELIEKVCEPFFSTHADEGMRGLGLAIVEGIVKVHGGHLEIKSHPDKGTEVILYFPVVDVMSGEAAPDNVSSLSNP; via the coding sequence ATGACCGTTCGTACTCGCCTGATGATCGTTACCATCCTCGGACTGGCCGTCACCATGGCCATCTGGGGTTGGATTCAGCTAAGGGCGCTGGATAATATATTGACTGACCAGCAGGTCAAGAGGCTCGATGATGTTGCAGAAACAGTCAGTACGTACTATCAACATTTTCCCACCCGTCGTGGTTTGTCAGTCCTGGACAGAACTTTAAAAGAACAGGTACAGATGGATATCCGTTTAGCCAGGATAGATATTTTTTCCGTTGTCAGTGACGATATCGAATATATCGCCGGCGCCAGCCGTGTTCACTATAACTGGTCCGAGACTTTAGTGGGTTCAGTTGCTGAGGAACTAAAAGCCCGGTATATTAAATTAAATATTGAGGGCGGTCCGGCGCTGGGCATGTTATATCCCGCACTCCTATCAGAGAAAGATAAGAAAAATCGAGTGGTCGTCGGCGTGATTGCCTTTTCTCAGTCCAGTACAGAGATCTTGAACAGAGCTCAGCGCCTTCTCATGCTCAGTAGCGCAGGGCTTTTATTTTTCATTTTGCTCGTTTTGTTCATAAGTTACGGCTGGATTATCGGACATCCCCTGAGAAGCATCATTAGTGCAATTGATGAATTCCAGACAGGAAAGTATGACAGGCGGATTCGCCTGGCCCGGAGGGATGAATGGGGACAACTGGCGGATCATTTCAATTCAATGGCCGATAAAATTGAACAGGTGCTTGCCCGGGATCAGGAACTTAACCTCTCCCTGGAAGAGAGGGTACAGGAAGCCACTCATAATGTTGTACAGTTGCAAAAGGAGGTCAACCAGCTCCAGCAGCTTACGGCGCTTGGATATTTAACGGCTACCCTGGCGCACGATCTTGGCACACCCCTTCATTCCATTGCCGGAATGGCGAGGCTCCTGTTAGAGGGCGATGAATGGCCTCCTGATGTAGGTCGTAAATTGGAACTTATTGTTCAGCAGACACAGCGGTTGGACACGGTGATCCAGAATGTACGCCGTGCCACGCGTCTGCCGGAACCGCATTTCGAAACCATCTCCATTTCCAAACTTTTAAATGAGACCCTGCCTCTCGTTGAACCCCTGACACAGAAGTCAGGTATCTGTCTCAGCGTGGATGTGGAGGTAGACACTCCCCTTCTCTACGTGGACCGGTATCGTTTCCAGATAGCCATGTTAAATCTTATCGAGAATGCAGTGGAAGCGCTGCCCCAGGAAGGAGAAATAACTGTTTCAGCCTCTGCCCTGCCAGGTGGCAGGTTCGTTGCCACCTCTGTTCAGGATAACGGTCCCGGTATCCCTTCCGAATTGATAGAAAAAGTCTGCGAGCCCTTTTTCAGTACTCATGCCGACGAAGGGATGCGCGGTCTGGGACTGGCCATAGTAGAGGGTATTGTCAAGGTACACGGCGGCCATCTTGAGATAAAGAGCCATCCCGATAAGGGTACAGAAGTTATTCTCTATTTTCCCGTCGTTGACGTCATGTCCGGGGAGGCGGCTCCTGACAACGTGTCCTCTTTGAGTAATCCGTAA